The proteins below are encoded in one region of Ereboglobus luteus:
- a CDS encoding autotransporter outer membrane beta-barrel domain-containing protein encodes MNTSLIFLTKTSFVSDKMKALGSACLMALMMAVPVLHASVVVPAGADDLKKIILEDNPNETEFILAGDPSPLGGSMAFGDRFLLLRSDVYGTDRTIQGASGPMITAVSGGTLAFGDIKIVGAALSTTKQGSAIHYSGKGLSTWVLHGNLTLSGHRISAAEAGAIYTPDGSDLNITGTGTLLLQSNVNSGGKGSAAYLTGGLVTESDIFLVVDGNSATGNGGALRTNKKISTITEYKDYGLVVGGSSMFINNNSGDANSDSNDGGGLRVTDGSAWFKGYAYVANNTAHAKGAGMTTPKGSMTFEDGATFIGNVAYSASGKTAQGGGILASTAANFTGKVRFEGNAAISDSMEGVSSGGKGEGGAIYARTVSVNGEAVFKDNIAETSGGAIFVSANTGNITLKASSGDIIFEGNKAGGVNNAIHMADGSKTTLSFEANSGNRIAFYDPISGVSGKVSKMEVNKNGGAGIVLFDQYASDLEINTTVYNGIFQLSNGAVYGSTVAGSFSLGASGTLAAFKSSASAATGNGTINAADITLGAGSTLLVGDNGLLAINATTRDFSNNIRLAGWGTINAGGALAANEIIAGDFNSISGQTLALTDSLTLNSATIKMDLIKGDLVDPSQSINDKLIMNGAATLTFSGAPTIDFHNLVQGKYTIISAGGGISGWAAPTTLQDGASLSGRIQVTYDASANGGKDIVANIQTTNESYTWNPAVTSWDTVVSGVGSSDDRFVGGDVITFADSGVIGITSGVTVGQLNANVLAGELRFTGEAIVADKDKSTVLGATGALHKSGAGSIRFDNESNEFTGGIILSDGIIAFSKASQVGTTLDKIVFDTNNNDARILALDSMEIGTGETLVVGAGKSAGFAAATDKTFTLAGNINGTATSVLNINRAGGDEHGTVVLSGNASTYQGVTNINGGHLKLANTGQLGGSINVSNGAALSGGGLVTGMVNMVAGSIIQPGDYNDDSASILSFTNGFSFAAGSIYRIDLIEGADTPLLSTNDSIISGGAIDFGGTITLDLNNTKRGVYTIMTAQGGFTGATDFDAYKPIITVGGIAYSSPRVGMDYTIIGNDLVMTIDVKNTALHWTGAAGNTWGEVSNDLSWEDNTDSGNLHRADKFVGYDRVIFADSPAEARSILITGGTVNVADMTVDDPGDYTFEGGSIVAQGNYSLELLPPPGNTLTKNGEGTLTFQNDYNYFENGVIINQGKVAGTVSNLGMNNFYIGSNGSLHLNESGTVAAVVSSTFTGAGSLAKEGSGMVRFTGDVAVGKFYVTQGSIDLSQAGQVTATSLFSLAAGTVLSGPATITTDRFSHAGLVDMRSDTFGTLKIIGNYTGETDSLGTSPLGSFYLYTKLTDGTGTIETDKILITGDASGKALVRVANKGGQGGYTGKHEGEQRPIELISIDGHSTVEFKLQGRLVKGAYEYQLAHSDDNRSWYLIAPEPSPEVDAASIVPAMGRSMAFAGLANMQERLGEFRIDPVKRNSVWVSVAQNADKFDTGTLQDLKVTSKLIQFGALRSFTNLGGSDASLSVGLLADVTEGDSDLIHDKSSITGNQKAFGVFATYQNSGWYADAVVKYGMSKYTIRTFDSRVESETSNYTFSAELGRSIRIKRFGNFEPQAQFIYNKQNIDDMKDAFARRYSFEAADSAQARVGVRWHNLFDMGKFGKLIPWVRAAGTYEMLGKYDFVVSGDKFSNDLSGGAVLLDAGLTLEFSADASLFLSGAWASGAGVDKQRMSIGMRISF; translated from the coding sequence ATGAACACATCGTTAATATTTTTGACCAAAACCAGCTTTGTTTCCGATAAAATGAAGGCCCTTGGCTCCGCGTGCTTGATGGCGCTTATGATGGCTGTTCCGGTTCTGCATGCGTCTGTTGTGGTTCCGGCTGGCGCCGACGATCTTAAAAAAATTATCTTGGAGGATAATCCAAATGAAACCGAATTCATACTGGCCGGCGATCCATCGCCACTAGGCGGAAGCATGGCCTTTGGGGACCGGTTTTTGCTGTTAAGAAGTGACGTATATGGAACTGATCGCACAATTCAAGGTGCGAGCGGCCCCATGATAACGGCGGTAAGTGGCGGCACACTTGCGTTTGGGGACATAAAAATTGTTGGGGCAGCGCTGTCCACCACGAAGCAGGGATCGGCAATTCATTATAGTGGAAAGGGACTGTCCACTTGGGTGTTGCATGGCAATCTGACTCTAAGCGGCCATAGAATCAGCGCTGCTGAGGCGGGGGCAATCTATACTCCGGATGGCTCCGATTTGAATATTACAGGCACAGGCACGCTATTATTGCAGAGCAATGTAAATAGCGGCGGCAAAGGATCGGCGGCTTACTTGACTGGCGGCCTTGTGACAGAGTCCGACATATTTCTTGTTGTTGACGGAAACTCGGCGACGGGCAATGGCGGCGCCCTGCGCACAAACAAAAAGATATCGACAATAACTGAATACAAGGATTACGGCCTCGTCGTAGGCGGAAGCTCCATGTTTATTAACAATAATTCGGGTGACGCAAACTCGGATAGTAATGATGGCGGCGGACTGCGGGTTACCGATGGTAGCGCATGGTTCAAGGGGTATGCCTATGTCGCAAATAACACGGCCCATGCCAAGGGGGCCGGCATGACCACGCCAAAGGGGAGCATGACATTTGAGGATGGCGCCACCTTTATTGGCAATGTGGCTTATAGCGCATCAGGGAAGACGGCGCAGGGTGGCGGCATACTGGCCAGCACAGCGGCCAATTTTACCGGCAAGGTTAGATTTGAGGGTAATGCCGCGATAAGCGACAGCATGGAAGGCGTCAGCTCGGGCGGAAAAGGAGAGGGCGGTGCTATTTACGCGAGGACGGTGTCAGTGAACGGAGAGGCCGTCTTTAAGGATAATATCGCTGAAACTTCCGGCGGAGCTATTTTTGTCTCTGCCAACACCGGCAACATAACGCTTAAAGCAAGCAGCGGGGATATTATCTTCGAGGGGAACAAGGCGGGTGGTGTGAATAATGCCATCCACATGGCTGATGGATCAAAGACGACACTTTCTTTTGAGGCCAACTCGGGAAATCGAATCGCGTTTTATGATCCAATAAGCGGGGTTTCCGGGAAAGTGAGCAAAATGGAGGTCAATAAAAATGGAGGCGCGGGCATCGTGCTTTTTGACCAGTATGCAAGCGACTTGGAAATTAACACCACTGTATATAACGGCATTTTTCAATTGAGCAATGGTGCCGTGTATGGAAGCACTGTCGCGGGCTCGTTTAGTCTGGGGGCCAGCGGCACCCTGGCGGCGTTCAAATCGTCGGCAAGCGCGGCTACCGGCAACGGCACCATCAACGCAGCGGATATCACTCTTGGCGCTGGTTCGACGCTGCTTGTTGGAGACAACGGTTTGCTTGCCATAAATGCAACCACCCGCGATTTCAGCAATAATATCAGATTGGCGGGGTGGGGCACAATCAACGCCGGTGGCGCATTGGCGGCAAACGAGATTATTGCGGGCGATTTCAACTCGATATCGGGGCAGACCCTGGCGCTGACTGATAGTCTTACGTTGAATAGCGCCACGATTAAGATGGATCTTATAAAAGGTGATCTTGTCGATCCCTCGCAGAGCATAAACGACAAGCTGATTATGAATGGAGCCGCCACTTTGACCTTCTCGGGCGCGCCCACCATCGATTTTCATAATCTTGTGCAGGGCAAATATACAATCATCTCCGCGGGCGGTGGAATCAGCGGCTGGGCTGCGCCCACAACATTGCAAGATGGCGCAAGTTTGTCTGGCCGTATTCAGGTCACCTATGATGCCTCCGCAAACGGGGGCAAAGATATCGTGGCGAACATTCAAACCACTAACGAGAGTTATACGTGGAACCCTGCAGTGACAAGCTGGGACACTGTGGTCTCGGGCGTGGGGAGCTCCGACGATCGTTTTGTCGGGGGCGATGTGATAACTTTTGCCGATTCAGGAGTCATTGGAATTACATCCGGTGTGACGGTGGGGCAGCTCAATGCCAATGTGTTGGCGGGGGAGCTTAGGTTCACCGGCGAGGCCATTGTTGCGGATAAGGATAAATCAACGGTTCTTGGCGCCACAGGCGCCTTGCATAAGAGCGGTGCCGGCTCCATCCGGTTTGATAATGAGTCCAATGAATTCACCGGCGGTATTATTCTCTCGGATGGAATAATTGCCTTTTCCAAGGCATCCCAAGTTGGGACCACGCTGGATAAAATCGTGTTCGACACAAACAATAACGACGCCAGAATCCTAGCCTTGGATAGTATGGAAATCGGAACAGGCGAAACACTTGTTGTGGGAGCCGGAAAAAGCGCCGGTTTCGCGGCGGCAACGGATAAAACCTTCACTTTGGCCGGTAATATCAATGGCACGGCCACATCCGTTTTGAACATTAACCGGGCTGGCGGCGATGAGCACGGAACCGTTGTGCTTTCGGGAAATGCGTCCACTTACCAGGGCGTCACAAACATCAATGGCGGTCATCTGAAACTGGCAAACACCGGTCAGTTGGGCGGCTCAATCAATGTATCAAATGGAGCCGCGCTTTCCGGGGGCGGGCTTGTCACCGGAATGGTGAACATGGTTGCAGGTTCCATTATTCAGCCGGGCGATTACAACGATGACTCCGCCTCCATATTGTCGTTCACAAACGGCTTCTCTTTTGCAGCGGGCTCAATATACAGAATTGATCTTATTGAAGGCGCGGACACCCCCCTGCTGAGCACCAATGACTCGATAATCTCCGGTGGCGCCATTGATTTTGGGGGAACCATCACCCTGGATCTCAATAATACAAAGCGGGGTGTTTATACCATAATGACAGCGCAGGGCGGTTTTACAGGTGCGACCGATTTTGATGCCTACAAGCCGATAATTACAGTGGGTGGCATAGCTTATTCCAGCCCCCGGGTGGGAATGGACTATACTATTATTGGCAACGATCTTGTCATGACAATCGACGTGAAAAACACGGCCCTCCACTGGACCGGCGCCGCGGGCAACACATGGGGGGAGGTTTCCAACGACTTGAGCTGGGAGGACAACACGGATTCGGGAAATCTTCACAGGGCTGATAAATTTGTCGGATATGACCGGGTGATCTTCGCTGACAGTCCGGCCGAAGCCCGTTCCATACTCATTACGGGCGGCACGGTGAATGTGGCCGACATGACTGTTGATGACCCGGGCGACTACACCTTCGAGGGGGGCAGTATTGTGGCACAAGGCAACTATAGCCTGGAACTGCTGCCGCCTCCCGGCAACACACTGACCAAAAACGGGGAGGGCACGCTGACTTTTCAAAATGATTATAATTATTTTGAGAACGGAGTCATAATAAACCAGGGAAAAGTGGCCGGCACCGTTTCCAATCTCGGAATGAATAATTTTTATATTGGTTCAAACGGATCATTGCACCTTAACGAAAGCGGGACTGTGGCCGCTGTGGTTTCCAGCACATTCACTGGCGCGGGATCCCTGGCAAAAGAGGGCTCCGGGATGGTTCGGTTTACGGGTGATGTGGCGGTCGGAAAATTCTATGTCACACAAGGCTCGATTGACCTGTCGCAAGCCGGTCAGGTCACTGCGACGAGTTTGTTTTCGCTAGCGGCCGGCACCGTGCTTTCCGGCCCCGCCACGATAACCACTGACAGATTCTCGCACGCCGGGTTGGTTGATATGCGCTCGGATACCTTTGGGACATTAAAAATTATCGGTAATTACACAGGTGAAACGGATTCACTCGGCACGAGCCCCCTGGGTTCCTTCTATCTATACACCAAGCTTACTGATGGCACCGGAACCATCGAGACTGACAAAATTCTAATCACTGGCGACGCCTCGGGCAAGGCCTTGGTTCGCGTTGCCAACAAGGGAGGGCAGGGCGGCTACACAGGCAAGCACGAGGGCGAGCAGCGCCCGATAGAGCTTATCTCAATAGATGGACACAGCACGGTCGAATTCAAGTTGCAGGGACGGCTTGTCAAAGGAGCCTATGAGTATCAATTGGCTCATAGCGATGACAACAGGTCTTGGTATTTGATCGCTCCCGAGCCCTCGCCCGAGGTGGACGCGGCATCCATTGTTCCCGCCATGGGAAGAAGCATGGCTTTTGCCGGCCTTGCCAACATGCAGGAGCGACTGGGCGAATTTCGCATTGATCCAGTGAAAAGGAACAGCGTTTGGGTCAGCGTGGCGCAGAATGCTGATAAATTTGATACGGGCACGCTGCAGGACCTTAAGGTAACCTCAAAACTAATACAGTTTGGCGCCTTGCGCAGTTTCACCAACCTTGGCGGCAGTGATGCGAGCCTGTCCGTTGGCTTGCTCGCTGACGTGACGGAGGGGGATTCTGATTTGATCCATGACAAAAGCAGCATAACTGGAAATCAAAAGGCATTTGGTGTTTTCGCCACCTATCAAAACAGCGGCTGGTATGCCGATGCTGTCGTGAAATACGGAATGAGTAAATATACAATACGCACATTCGACTCGCGCGTTGAATCGGAGACATCAAATTACACTTTTTCGGCTGAATTGGGTCGTAGTATTCGAATCAAGCGTTTTGGCAATTTTGAACCGCAAGCTCAGTTCATATATAACAAGCAAAATATCGACGACATGAAGGATGCCTTCGCGAGGCGCTACAGCTTTGAGGCCGCGGATTCGGCGCAAGCGCGCGTTGGCGTTCGCTGGCATAATCTTTTTGACATGGGGAAATTCGGCAAACTCATTCCCTGGGTCAGGGCTGCCGGCACATATGAGATGCTCGGAAAGTATGACTTTGTGGTTTCGGGCGATAAATTCAGCAATGACTTGAGCGGTGGCGCCGTGTTGTTGGACGCTGGCCTGACTCTGGAATTCTCCGCCGATGCCAGCCTGTTTCTTTCGGGAGCATGGGCAAGCGGCGCCGGCGTTGATAAACAACGCATGTCCATTGGCATGAGAATTTCCTTCTAG
- a CDS encoding TonB-dependent receptor: MNNIPRNPRSGFFPKGLILSALIAICLFPAALFAQQPTGSIKGHVVNDVTKQVLNAATVTINDTRQSVLTDSQGLYVLPNLKSGIYTITVEYPGMDNVTRTVSVSDKEVLLDIMMSSEIYVLDKFTVGGEREGNAAAIAAQRSADNLQLVLTADAFGNITKGNIGNMLRRIPGITGTTDEVDTESIQLRGMSANFTSLDIDGVRSTSGGEGRTQSTADIPADMIETVTVVKSPTPDMPSDSLAGRIMMTTKSAYDRQGRQINIRAANSYNFTYGRDVGAKRHSSLSPAFSLSYSDVFSVGKGRNNLGIYARASWERVLAVRGTTSWDTSSTSGTRTDEADGSTYKVRQQRFQNASTALHGNDRSGASIKVDYKLNPKVSLGGSISYSNASNDMYRVRNILSSGGSVDHTLSHADMNTWLINPDNGEKIVYGDYAVVEGANYSVEQSFRDQTTERYSAQLYGTYRDDSSGIKIDTRLSVQRSERESRERKVTIRSNKKINYAMDRRAEGGNDRWPAIRVLKDFYSGNTEGVVAGAEYDFIDANPFADDFSEVYASNAEVSEYYLYEDPVTGEKSIKSRVIASYEASSNNLEWQRKYTQNDRVDAKVDLTKKISWKWPIEFKTGAAFSYETNETWRHDLRGKILLEPFNSDLSSLLDTSWDFGGGLGNYPAGSVFDFGKIDQALGVSFKGWAEDPIDRWNYNSDTFFVDKKSTRENTLKNSGRYVVERIYAAYMSGKVEIGKLTVLGGARFERTENTRTQPVVNNSLSSVDPNDYGFDFDRDLIAGTLAQYNGTGGGRGTYNRVNPSIHLVYRFNKNTKLALEYGRTLGRPNWGNLMGSVEYSNSSRKVKVPNMDLKPRTSENWDLSFEYYFGRQKTSAITLAVFQKDLKNYEVDADIMISPYEALALGANPEAGDFEGSDDYPDYNWIPWTLETKLNGGSGRVRGFEASYTQAFPFLPGALSGLSVDASFTCLTAEGTFTFKPGEYKTQKIQGFIPRSAAAGVNWNYHRFQMRLAWSWNDTYQENTPDKFEDTKFRYGRWVLDFTGKIKLTRNVTFFVDLSNLSSNHGAKYKPVSSGRLMRVETNALDFLGTAGIQATF; this comes from the coding sequence ATGAATAACATTCCCCGTAACCCACGGTCTGGATTCTTCCCCAAAGGCCTCATATTATCCGCCCTCATTGCCATTTGCCTGTTCCCTGCCGCGCTCTTTGCTCAGCAGCCCACGGGATCAATAAAGGGGCATGTTGTAAATGATGTGACCAAACAGGTGCTCAACGCAGCCACAGTCACCATCAATGATACAAGACAGTCCGTGCTGACCGATTCACAAGGCCTGTATGTGCTGCCAAATTTAAAGTCCGGCATCTATACCATAACGGTTGAGTATCCCGGCATGGATAATGTAACCCGAACCGTGAGCGTGTCCGACAAGGAGGTGCTTCTCGATATCATGATGAGCAGCGAGATATATGTGCTGGACAAATTTACAGTTGGCGGTGAACGCGAGGGCAATGCCGCTGCAATCGCAGCGCAACGCAGCGCGGACAATCTACAGCTGGTTTTGACCGCGGACGCCTTTGGAAATATCACCAAGGGAAACATCGGCAATATGCTCCGGCGTATTCCGGGTATCACCGGGACAACCGATGAGGTTGATACTGAAAGCATACAATTGCGCGGCATGTCGGCCAATTTTACCAGTTTGGATATTGATGGTGTGCGCAGCACATCGGGGGGTGAGGGCCGGACTCAAAGCACGGCCGACATTCCCGCCGACATGATCGAGACGGTGACAGTGGTAAAATCGCCCACGCCTGACATGCCGTCCGACTCGCTCGCGGGACGCATTATGATGACCACGAAGAGTGCTTATGATCGGCAGGGAAGGCAGATCAATATTCGCGCGGCAAATTCCTATAACTTCACCTACGGGCGGGATGTCGGTGCGAAACGGCACAGCTCGTTATCCCCCGCATTTTCGCTTAGCTACTCAGATGTGTTTTCCGTGGGCAAAGGCAGAAATAACCTTGGCATTTATGCTCGCGCGAGCTGGGAGCGGGTGCTTGCCGTTCGCGGAACAACCTCATGGGATACCAGCAGCACCTCGGGAACAAGAACTGATGAGGCTGACGGAAGCACTTACAAGGTGCGCCAGCAAAGATTTCAAAACGCCAGCACTGCCTTGCATGGAAATGATCGCAGCGGCGCGTCCATAAAGGTTGATTACAAACTCAATCCGAAGGTTTCCCTAGGCGGATCAATTTCTTACAGCAACGCCAGTAATGACATGTATCGCGTGCGAAATATTTTGAGCAGCGGGGGAAGCGTGGACCATACGCTTTCACACGCGGATATGAACACTTGGTTGATCAATCCCGATAATGGCGAAAAAATTGTCTACGGTGACTATGCGGTCGTGGAGGGCGCGAATTATTCGGTTGAACAATCGTTCCGGGATCAAACCACGGAGCGCTATTCCGCCCAACTTTACGGCACTTATCGGGATGATAGCTCCGGAATAAAAATCGACACCAGGCTGTCTGTCCAGCGATCCGAGCGCGAGTCGCGAGAGAGAAAGGTGACGATCCGGTCGAATAAAAAAATCAACTATGCCATGGATAGGCGTGCGGAAGGAGGCAATGACCGATGGCCGGCCATACGCGTGCTCAAGGACTTTTACTCGGGCAATACGGAGGGCGTGGTTGCCGGAGCTGAATACGATTTCATAGACGCAAATCCGTTTGCTGATGATTTCAGCGAAGTTTACGCAAGTAATGCCGAGGTGTCGGAATATTATTTGTATGAAGATCCCGTGACCGGGGAAAAATCCATAAAGTCCAGAGTGATCGCCAGCTATGAGGCTTCTTCAAATAATCTGGAATGGCAGCGCAAGTATACGCAAAATGATCGGGTTGATGCGAAAGTCGATCTGACGAAAAAAATCTCATGGAAATGGCCGATCGAGTTCAAAACTGGGGCGGCTTTCAGTTATGAAACCAATGAAACATGGCGGCATGACCTGCGCGGGAAAATATTGCTGGAGCCCTTTAATAGTGACCTGAGCAGTCTGCTGGACACGAGTTGGGATTTTGGCGGCGGCCTGGGCAATTATCCCGCGGGAAGTGTTTTTGACTTTGGAAAAATTGATCAGGCACTGGGCGTTTCCTTTAAGGGGTGGGCCGAGGATCCTATTGATAGATGGAATTATAATTCGGATACGTTTTTTGTTGATAAGAAATCAACACGTGAAAATACGCTGAAAAACAGCGGAAGATATGTGGTGGAGCGCATCTATGCCGCATATATGTCCGGGAAAGTTGAAATCGGCAAATTGACGGTTCTCGGCGGCGCTCGTTTTGAGCGCACGGAAAACACGCGCACTCAGCCCGTGGTAAATAACAGTCTCAGCAGCGTGGATCCAAATGATTACGGTTTTGATTTTGATCGCGATCTGATCGCCGGCACACTGGCGCAATATAACGGCACCGGTGGGGGAAGGGGGACGTATAACAGGGTTAATCCGAGCATTCACCTTGTTTACAGGTTCAATAAAAACACCAAGCTGGCCTTGGAATACGGACGAACCCTCGGTCGTCCCAATTGGGGAAACCTGATGGGAAGCGTCGAATACAGCAATAGTTCGCGCAAGGTCAAAGTGCCAAACATGGATCTCAAACCGCGCACCTCCGAAAATTGGGATTTGTCCTTTGAATATTATTTTGGACGCCAGAAAACCAGCGCCATAACACTGGCGGTGTTTCAAAAGGACCTTAAAAATTATGAGGTGGACGCTGACATCATGATATCGCCTTACGAAGCGCTGGCGCTTGGAGCAAATCCGGAGGCGGGCGATTTTGAGGGAAGCGATGATTATCCGGATTATAATTGGATACCCTGGACGCTGGAAACAAAACTGAATGGTGGTTCGGGGCGTGTTCGCGGGTTCGAGGCAAGCTACACGCAGGCCTTCCCATTTCTCCCTGGCGCTTTGTCCGGCCTTAGCGTTGACGCGAGCTTTACCTGTCTTACCGCCGAGGGCACCTTTACTTTCAAGCCGGGCGAATATAAAACACAAAAAATACAAGGGTTTATTCCGCGCTCGGCGGCGGCCGGTGTTAATTGGAACTATCACCGTTTCCAAATGAGACTGGCTTGGAGCTGGAACGATACCTATCAGGAAAATACTCCCGATAAATTCGAGGACACCAAATTCCGTTACGGGCGATGGGTTCTTGATTTCACCGGCAAGATAAAGCTTACAAGGAATGTGACATTCTTTGTGGATCTGTCGAATCTCTCGTCAAATCACGGAGCAAAATACAAGCCTGTTTCATCAGGGCGTCTCATGCGTGTGGAAACAAACGCGCTGGATTTCCTGGGCACAGCCGGAATCCAGGCAACCTTCTGA